In one Sandaracinaceae bacterium genomic region, the following are encoded:
- a CDS encoding CehA/McbA family metallohydrolase, producing the protein MFSPRSSSARPLGWAAWSLFVALLASGCGSDGNNTDAGPLDEGVTEDMGGPVEVPAGPWFDEGDDGVADPLGATATQALAGRAAAGMLPPFHSGLQAWETGDFILANDKVAIVIEDVGPSDNYDPWGGRPVGIARVENGALHEPGNFGEFFIFMGRMSVVTQFVGVVNDGTDGEPAVIRAQGRPAGTPFLENLLGQALSRDFSRIPTAIDYELAPGAEHVDVYLTHTNYNDYDSSGGTLHGFMYGPRMPVFTVGHGFNAEEATSMLAFDDDIATSWAYRIPDQNMRFLIAPSGFTGMSAAGYSIAAGTETRRHYTRIYIGGRGIDGVLAAAARTEGVSQRAITGTVYEADGTTPAAGVRVHVEQVPATGAPVFLTRALSAADGTYSVHVPTDANVRLRTFRRGNVVVGPVTVNAPATAQDFTLAATGSIHVVATDPTLMAPNDRIPVRVQVLPAGASSVPSVPSSFGEPSIVSGRLHVEYATGHGASNALGEVTFRAPPGDWEVVVSRGTEYELFRQTVTVVAGATNDVTAAISRVIDTTGVMCADYHVHTNRSNDADDDAYVKLRSALSDGLEIPARSEHEYAVLTDPLIVEMGLGAWGYGLSSLELTSFELYGHFGVIPLTPSAGVNGGTEQWQTYPSATNPTAPIEFLTPPELFDNARARPEAPAVIINHPRGGTNYFDYVGLDNVTGQVEDLAAWDTEFRMIEVFNASSWKADRNGTVRDWFALLNTGRPMFAVGSSDSHGIAGSPVGYPRTCLTLGTDDPRMLDDDMIRDASNDGHSFISGGVYLDARIGSASHGDTATGVGATASADVRVQIVDWIQGDFVMDVVVDGTVVNTIDLDDLPADDMNFSVVRYNDSVSVPVAAAGSWVVFAVYSNTTTTLAPVHPSREAFAVTNPIFLER; encoded by the coding sequence ATGTTTTCGCCCCGCTCCTCCTCCGCCCGGCCCCTCGGTTGGGCCGCTTGGTCTCTCTTCGTCGCGCTGCTGGCTTCGGGCTGCGGCAGCGACGGGAACAACACCGACGCCGGCCCGCTCGATGAAGGGGTCACGGAAGACATGGGCGGCCCCGTGGAGGTGCCCGCAGGCCCCTGGTTCGACGAGGGGGACGATGGCGTAGCCGACCCGCTCGGCGCCACGGCCACCCAAGCGCTCGCCGGACGGGCCGCGGCCGGAATGCTGCCGCCGTTCCACTCGGGGCTGCAGGCGTGGGAGACGGGTGACTTCATCCTGGCCAACGACAAGGTGGCCATCGTGATCGAAGACGTGGGCCCCTCCGACAACTACGACCCCTGGGGTGGCCGCCCAGTCGGCATCGCGCGGGTGGAGAACGGCGCGCTGCACGAGCCCGGCAACTTCGGCGAGTTCTTCATCTTCATGGGCCGCATGAGCGTGGTCACGCAGTTCGTCGGGGTGGTCAACGACGGAACGGACGGTGAGCCCGCCGTGATCCGAGCCCAGGGCCGCCCGGCCGGCACGCCGTTCCTCGAGAACCTGCTCGGGCAGGCCTTGAGCCGCGACTTCAGCCGCATCCCGACGGCCATCGACTACGAGCTGGCGCCCGGCGCGGAGCACGTGGACGTGTACCTGACGCACACCAACTACAACGACTACGACTCGAGCGGCGGCACGCTGCACGGCTTCATGTACGGGCCGCGCATGCCGGTGTTCACGGTGGGCCACGGCTTCAACGCCGAGGAGGCCACCTCCATGCTGGCCTTCGACGACGACATCGCCACGAGCTGGGCCTATCGCATCCCCGACCAGAACATGCGCTTCCTGATCGCGCCGTCGGGCTTCACGGGCATGTCGGCGGCGGGCTACTCCATCGCCGCGGGAACCGAGACGCGCCGCCACTACACGCGCATCTACATCGGTGGCCGCGGCATCGACGGTGTGCTCGCCGCGGCCGCGCGGACCGAAGGGGTGAGCCAGCGAGCCATCACGGGCACCGTCTACGAGGCCGACGGGACGACCCCCGCAGCGGGCGTGCGGGTGCACGTGGAGCAGGTCCCCGCCACGGGTGCCCCCGTGTTCCTGACCCGGGCCCTGAGCGCGGCCGATGGCACCTACAGCGTGCACGTCCCGACCGACGCCAACGTGCGCCTGCGCACCTTCCGCCGCGGCAACGTGGTGGTGGGCCCCGTGACGGTGAACGCCCCTGCCACCGCGCAGGACTTCACGCTGGCCGCCACGGGCAGCATCCACGTGGTGGCCACCGACCCCACGCTCATGGCGCCGAACGACCGCATCCCGGTGCGCGTCCAGGTGCTCCCCGCCGGGGCCAGCAGCGTGCCCAGCGTGCCCAGCAGCTTCGGTGAGCCGTCCATCGTGAGCGGGCGTCTGCACGTGGAGTACGCCACCGGCCATGGCGCGAGCAACGCGCTCGGCGAGGTCACGTTCCGCGCGCCCCCCGGCGACTGGGAGGTCGTCGTCTCGCGCGGCACCGAGTACGAGCTCTTCCGCCAGACCGTGACCGTGGTAGCGGGCGCGACCAACGACGTCACCGCAGCCATCTCGCGGGTGATCGACACCACTGGCGTGATGTGCGCCGACTACCACGTGCACACGAACCGCAGCAACGACGCGGACGACGACGCCTATGTGAAGCTGCGCTCGGCGCTGTCGGATGGCCTCGAGATCCCCGCCCGCTCGGAGCACGAGTACGCCGTGCTGACCGACCCGCTGATCGTGGAGATGGGGCTCGGCGCGTGGGGCTACGGCCTCAGCTCGTTGGAGCTCACCAGCTTCGAGCTCTACGGGCACTTCGGCGTCATCCCGCTCACCCCGAGCGCCGGCGTGAACGGGGGCACGGAGCAGTGGCAGACTTATCCCTCCGCCACCAACCCCACCGCGCCCATCGAGTTCCTGACGCCGCCCGAGCTGTTCGACAACGCGCGCGCGCGCCCCGAGGCGCCAGCCGTGATCATCAACCACCCGCGCGGCGGCACCAACTACTTCGACTACGTGGGGCTCGACAACGTGACGGGGCAGGTGGAGGACCTGGCCGCATGGGACACGGAGTTCCGCATGATCGAGGTGTTCAACGCCAGCAGCTGGAAGGCCGACCGCAACGGCACCGTGCGCGACTGGTTCGCGCTGCTCAACACGGGCCGCCCCATGTTCGCCGTGGGCAGCAGCGACTCCCACGGCATCGCGGGCTCGCCCGTGGGCTACCCGCGCACCTGCCTCACGCTGGGCACGGACGACCCACGCATGCTCGACGACGACATGATCCGTGATGCGTCCAACGACGGCCACAGCTTCATCTCGGGCGGCGTCTACCTGGACGCGCGCATCGGCAGCGCCAGCCACGGCGACACCGCCACCGGTGTTGGAGCAACCGCGAGCGCGGACGTGCGCGTTCAGATCGTGGACTGGATCCAGGGCGACTTCGTGATGGACGTGGTCGTCGACGGGACGGTGGTGAACACCATCGACCTCGACGACCTCCCGGCCGACGACATGAACTTCAGCGTGGTGCGCTACAACGATTCCGTGAGCGTGCCGGTGGCCGCCGCGGGCAGCTGGGTGGTCTTTGCGGTCTACAGCAACACCACCACCACGCTGGCGCCTGTGCACCCCTCGCGCGAGGCGTTCGCCGTCACGAACCCGATCTTCCTCGAGCGCTGA
- a CDS encoding cation:proton antiporter has product MLLQTAILLAAAVLCVPLTKRLGLGTVPGYVLAGVLIGPSLLGLVHDVHETLHFAEFGVVMLLFLIGLELAPARLWAMRGRVFGLGTLQVLLTALVGAGIAMACGLSMAPAVIVGIGLALSSTAFVMQLLAEKRELTTKHGQTAFGVLLFQDLAAIPTLAAIPLLSAQAGADSSGALVQLGLAVGALVGLVVMSRLVLRPLFRIVASTHSHELSTALTLLVVVGTALAMEAAGLSMALGAFLSGVLLADSEYRHELEANIDPFKGLLMGLFFMAVGMSADMGVLLTRPLAVLGVVSALVLGKGLILLLVARQAKLEGAAAWSLAVLLSQGGEFAFVLFGAGATSGLLEQPLVDLLIVSVTLSMAITPVLVLLRDVAIRRLEKAGTARPFDTIEGENPRVIIAGFGRFGQIVSRTLRARRIRFTALEKSPTQVDFVRRFGNRIYYGDAARMDLLRTAGIEQAEVFVLAVDDPEESVRVAEAVRHAYPDLRIVARARNRAHAYALMGLGIKDVIRETFHSSLEAAALTLEAVGLPAVQAREAVERFRDHDEAAVRDAFHHRGDEAMLIETAKRTAEELEKLFEDDAARPS; this is encoded by the coding sequence ATGCTGTTGCAGACCGCCATCCTGCTGGCCGCCGCCGTCCTGTGTGTCCCTCTGACGAAGCGCCTCGGGCTCGGCACCGTGCCGGGCTACGTGCTGGCCGGCGTGCTGATTGGGCCCTCGCTGCTGGGCCTGGTGCACGACGTGCACGAGACGCTGCACTTCGCCGAGTTCGGCGTGGTGATGCTGTTGTTCCTGATTGGCCTCGAGCTGGCGCCCGCGCGCTTGTGGGCCATGCGCGGACGCGTGTTCGGGCTGGGCACGCTGCAGGTGCTGCTCACCGCGCTGGTGGGCGCGGGCATCGCCATGGCGTGCGGGCTGAGCATGGCGCCGGCCGTGATCGTGGGCATCGGGCTCGCGCTGTCGTCCACCGCGTTCGTGATGCAGCTGCTGGCAGAGAAGCGCGAGCTGACCACCAAGCACGGTCAGACCGCGTTCGGCGTGCTGCTCTTTCAAGACCTGGCGGCCATCCCCACGCTGGCGGCCATCCCGCTGCTGTCGGCGCAGGCCGGCGCCGACAGCAGCGGTGCGCTCGTTCAGCTGGGCCTCGCGGTGGGCGCGCTGGTGGGCCTGGTGGTCATGAGCCGCCTGGTGCTGCGGCCACTGTTCCGCATCGTGGCGTCCACGCACAGCCACGAGCTGAGCACCGCGCTCACGCTGCTGGTGGTGGTGGGCACGGCGCTCGCCATGGAAGCAGCGGGGCTGAGCATGGCGCTCGGCGCCTTCCTGTCCGGCGTGCTGCTGGCCGACTCCGAGTACCGCCACGAGCTCGAGGCCAACATCGACCCGTTCAAGGGCCTGCTGATGGGGCTCTTCTTCATGGCCGTGGGCATGTCCGCGGACATGGGCGTGCTGCTGACGCGGCCGCTGGCCGTGCTGGGCGTGGTGAGCGCGCTGGTGCTGGGCAAGGGGCTCATCCTCTTGCTGGTGGCGCGGCAGGCCAAGCTCGAGGGCGCCGCCGCGTGGAGCCTGGCGGTGTTGCTGTCGCAGGGAGGTGAGTTCGCGTTCGTGCTGTTCGGCGCGGGGGCCACGTCCGGCCTGCTGGAGCAGCCGCTGGTGGACCTGTTGATCGTGTCGGTGACGCTCTCCATGGCCATCACCCCGGTGCTGGTGCTGCTGCGTGACGTGGCCATCCGGCGCCTCGAGAAGGCCGGCACCGCGCGCCCCTTCGACACCATCGAGGGCGAGAACCCACGCGTGATCATCGCGGGCTTCGGGCGCTTTGGTCAGATCGTGAGCCGCACGCTGCGCGCGCGCCGCATCCGCTTCACGGCGCTCGAGAAGAGCCCCACGCAGGTGGATTTCGTGCGCCGCTTCGGCAACCGCATCTACTACGGGGACGCCGCGCGCATGGACCTGCTGCGCACCGCGGGCATCGAGCAGGCCGAGGTGTTCGTGCTGGCGGTGGACGACCCGGAAGAGTCCGTGCGCGTGGCGGAGGCCGTGCGGCACGCCTACCCGGACCTGCGCATCGTGGCCCGCGCGCGCAACCGCGCGCACGCCTATGCGCTGATGGGCCTGGGCATCAAGGACGTCATCCGCGAGACGTTCCACTCGAGCCTCGAGGCCGCCGCGCTCACGCTCGAAGCCGTGGGGCTTCCGGCAGTGCAGGCGCGCGAGGCCGTGGAGCGCTTCCGCGACCACGACGAGGCCGCCGTGCGCGACGCGTTCCACCACCGCGGCGACGAGGCCATGCTCATCGAGACCGCCAAGCGCACCGCCGAGGAGCTGGAGAAGCTCTTCGAGGACGACGCGGCGCGCCCCTCCTAG
- a CDS encoding quinone oxidoreductase — protein MHYAIRIEQPGGPDVLRSHPVTLAPPGPLELQLTQRAVGLDFIDVYHRSGLYPLPSMPHGIGLEAAGVVTAVGSEVDPQQFSVGERVVYLSRPPGAYASARNVPAEHCVTLPSTISDEVAAASLLKGLTAEYLVHRVRPLDAGSRALVHAAAGGTGSLLCQWLAWHGVEVIGTVGSEAKVDVALAHGCTKVLVDADDDAAGLAAAVRAAGSGGGVQVVYDSIGRRTFSASLACLERRGLLVSFGNASGPPPPLDVLSLSTQGSLFVTRPTLFDYVATRAELLAATTRLFAAIRDGILRVPVHQRWPLRDAAEAHRALEARETTGASVLIP, from the coding sequence ATGCACTACGCCATTCGCATCGAGCAGCCCGGCGGACCGGACGTGCTGCGCAGCCACCCCGTCACGCTCGCGCCACCGGGGCCGCTCGAGCTGCAGCTCACGCAGCGCGCGGTGGGGCTCGACTTCATCGACGTGTACCATCGCAGCGGGCTCTACCCACTGCCCAGCATGCCGCACGGCATCGGGCTCGAGGCGGCCGGCGTGGTCACCGCCGTGGGCAGCGAGGTCGACCCGCAGCAGTTCTCGGTGGGCGAGCGCGTGGTCTATCTCTCGCGCCCGCCGGGGGCCTACGCCAGCGCGCGCAACGTCCCGGCGGAGCACTGCGTGACACTGCCCAGCACCATCAGCGACGAAGTGGCGGCGGCGTCGTTGCTGAAGGGCCTCACGGCCGAGTACCTGGTGCATCGTGTGCGGCCGCTCGACGCAGGCTCGCGTGCGCTGGTGCACGCGGCGGCGGGCGGTACGGGATCTCTGCTGTGCCAGTGGCTGGCGTGGCACGGCGTGGAGGTCATCGGAACGGTGGGCTCCGAGGCCAAGGTGGACGTGGCGCTCGCGCACGGCTGCACGAAGGTGTTGGTGGACGCTGACGACGATGCGGCTGGCCTTGCCGCTGCCGTGCGGGCCGCCGGGAGCGGTGGCGGGGTGCAGGTGGTCTACGACTCCATCGGCCGGCGCACGTTCTCGGCCTCGCTAGCGTGCCTCGAGCGCCGCGGGCTGCTGGTGTCCTTCGGCAACGCGTCGGGGCCGCCTCCCCCTCTGGACGTGCTCTCGCTCTCCACCCAGGGCTCGCTCTTCGTCACGCGGCCCACCCTGTTCGACTACGTGGCCACGCGCGCCGAGCTGCTGGCGGCCACCACGCGCCTGTTCGCCGCCATCCGTGACGGCATTTTGCGCGTGCCCGTGCACCAGCGCTGGCCCCTGCGCGACGCGGCCGAGGCCCACCGCGCCCTCGAGGCGCGCGAGACCACTGGCGCTTCCGTTCTCATCCCGTAG
- a CDS encoding ABC transporter ATP-binding protein — protein sequence MRNVPPFLRLVWGINRQLTFASVALRMLRALLPVVTLYVGKLIIDEVIALASAGGLPTELGAALGSEVLRPVWMLLALELGLAVLADVLGRVVSLVDGLLSEQYSNAMGARVMEHAATLDLEDFEDSELQDQLDRARRQTIGRTPLLGQLFGQAQDVVTVLSFAVGMMVYAPWLMGLLLLALLPAFLGEAHFNAESYTLDFRRTPERRELDYVRQTGASVETAKEVKILGLHGFLVGRFRALAARLYQQNRALALRRAGWGSLLTGVGTLGYYAAYGIITWRTLRGDFSIGDLTFLAASFRRLRTLLEGLLSGFSALAGQALYLNDLFAFFEVRPEIVSPAHPRPFPHPIREGFRFEQVGFRYDGAERWAVRGLDFTLPAGQVLALVGENGAGKTTVVKLLARLYEPDEGRILLDGHDLREYDLDELRAHIGVIFQDFVRYHLSAGENIAVGRIDAAGDQARIERAAEQSLADEVIHKLPRGYEQVIGKRFRTGVELSGGEWQKVAIARAYMRDADVLILDEPTAALDARSEFEVFQRFKQLSHDKTAVIISHRFSTVRMADRILVLEHGAVSEEGSHEELLAARGKYAELFELQAAGYR from the coding sequence CTGCGCAACGTGCCCCCGTTTCTGCGCTTGGTGTGGGGCATCAACCGGCAGCTCACGTTCGCGAGCGTGGCGCTGCGCATGCTCCGCGCGCTCCTGCCGGTGGTCACGCTCTACGTGGGCAAGCTGATCATCGACGAGGTCATCGCGCTCGCGTCCGCAGGTGGACTGCCCACGGAGCTCGGCGCCGCGCTCGGAAGCGAGGTGCTGCGGCCGGTGTGGATGCTGCTGGCGTTGGAGCTCGGCCTCGCGGTGCTGGCCGACGTGCTGGGGCGCGTGGTCTCCTTGGTGGATGGTCTGCTGTCGGAGCAGTACAGCAACGCCATGGGCGCGCGCGTCATGGAGCACGCCGCCACGCTCGACCTCGAAGACTTCGAGGACAGCGAGCTGCAGGACCAGCTCGACCGCGCGCGGCGCCAGACCATCGGCCGCACGCCGCTGCTGGGGCAGCTCTTCGGACAGGCGCAGGACGTGGTCACCGTGCTCTCGTTCGCGGTGGGCATGATGGTCTACGCGCCCTGGCTCATGGGGCTCTTGCTGCTGGCGCTGCTGCCCGCGTTCCTGGGGGAGGCGCACTTCAACGCCGAGAGCTACACGCTGGACTTCCGGCGCACCCCCGAGCGCCGCGAGCTCGACTACGTGCGGCAGACGGGCGCCAGCGTGGAGACGGCCAAGGAGGTGAAGATCCTGGGCCTGCACGGCTTCCTGGTGGGCCGCTTCCGCGCGCTGGCCGCGCGCCTCTACCAGCAGAACCGCGCCCTGGCGCTGCGTCGCGCCGGCTGGGGCAGCCTGCTCACCGGCGTGGGGACGCTGGGCTACTACGCGGCCTACGGCATCATCACGTGGCGCACACTGCGCGGCGACTTCAGCATCGGGGACCTCACGTTCTTGGCGGCCTCGTTCCGGCGCCTGCGCACGTTGCTCGAGGGGCTGCTGAGCGGCTTCTCCGCGCTGGCCGGCCAGGCGCTCTACCTGAACGACCTCTTTGCGTTCTTCGAGGTGCGCCCCGAGATCGTGTCGCCCGCTCACCCGCGCCCCTTCCCGCATCCCATCCGCGAGGGCTTCCGCTTCGAGCAGGTGGGCTTTCGCTACGACGGCGCCGAGCGCTGGGCGGTGCGCGGCCTCGACTTCACGCTGCCTGCCGGGCAGGTGCTGGCGCTGGTGGGCGAGAACGGCGCGGGCAAGACCACTGTGGTGAAGCTGCTGGCGCGCCTCTACGAGCCCGACGAGGGGCGCATCCTGCTGGATGGGCACGACCTGCGCGAGTACGACCTCGACGAGCTGCGCGCGCACATCGGCGTCATCTTCCAGGACTTCGTGCGTTATCACCTGAGCGCCGGCGAGAACATCGCCGTGGGGCGCATCGACGCCGCGGGCGACCAGGCGCGCATCGAGCGAGCGGCCGAGCAGAGCCTGGCCGACGAGGTCATCCACAAGCTGCCGCGCGGCTACGAACAGGTCATCGGCAAGCGCTTCCGCACGGGCGTGGAGCTTTCCGGCGGTGAGTGGCAGAAGGTCGCCATCGCACGCGCCTACATGCGCGACGCCGACGTGCTGATCCTGGACGAGCCCACGGCCGCTCTCGACGCGCGCTCCGAGTTCGAGGTGTTCCAGCGCTTCAAGCAGCTGAGCCACGACAAGACGGCGGTCATCATCTCGCACCGCTTCTCCACCGTGCGCATGGCGGACCGCATCCTGGTGCTGGAGCACGGCGCCGTGTCCGAGGAGGGCAGCCACGAGGAGCTGCTGGCCGCGCGTGGGAAGTACGCCGAGCTCTTCGAGCTGCAGGCCGCGGGCTACCGCTGA
- a CDS encoding TIGR03619 family F420-dependent LLM class oxidoreductase, with protein MKFSISIAMSEANHYVPLAQAAERIGYHAIVLPDSIFFSEEVSAPYPYTTDGKRMWGAETPWIDPFVGTAAMAGATESIFFYTSVVKLAVRNPVLVAKQVGSLAAISNNRFGFGAGLGWLPEEFKWCGENFETRGPRMDEDIQILQRLLGGGMVEFHGEHYDFGKIQMSPAPTKPVPLYLGGHTLPGLRRAAKYGDGWSSAMLPSKKILETVAKLNELRKEYGTDQKPFEIQAVVTDAFTPDAYKRLEDAGVTDIIGVPWLFYGVPMAGGDLGKKIEGLERYYEKVVIPTNA; from the coding sequence ATGAAGTTCAGCATCTCCATCGCCATGAGCGAGGCCAACCACTACGTCCCCCTCGCGCAGGCCGCCGAGCGCATCGGCTACCACGCCATCGTGCTGCCGGACTCCATCTTCTTCTCGGAGGAGGTGTCGGCGCCCTACCCCTACACCACGGACGGCAAGCGCATGTGGGGGGCCGAGACCCCGTGGATCGACCCCTTCGTGGGGACCGCGGCCATGGCCGGCGCCACCGAGAGCATCTTCTTCTACACGAGCGTGGTGAAGCTGGCGGTGCGCAACCCCGTGCTGGTGGCCAAGCAGGTGGGCTCGCTGGCAGCCATCAGCAACAACCGCTTCGGCTTCGGCGCGGGCCTCGGCTGGCTGCCCGAGGAGTTCAAGTGGTGCGGCGAGAACTTCGAGACGCGCGGCCCGCGCATGGACGAGGACATCCAGATCCTGCAGCGGCTCCTCGGCGGCGGCATGGTGGAGTTTCACGGCGAGCACTACGACTTCGGCAAGATCCAGATGAGCCCCGCGCCCACGAAGCCGGTGCCCCTCTACCTGGGCGGTCACACCCTGCCGGGGCTGCGCCGCGCTGCGAAGTACGGGGACGGCTGGTCGTCGGCCATGCTGCCCAGCAAGAAGATCCTCGAGACCGTCGCCAAGCTGAACGAGCTGCGCAAGGAGTACGGCACGGACCAGAAGCCGTTCGAGATTCAGGCCGTGGTCACGGATGCCTTCACGCCCGACGCGTACAAGCGTCTCGAGGACGCCGGCGTGACGGACATCATCGGCGTGCCCTGGCTGTTCTATGGCGTGCCGATGGCGGGCGGCGACCTCGGCAAGAAGATCGAGGGGCTCGAGCGCTACTACGAGAAGGTCGTCATCCCGACCAACGCGTGA
- a CDS encoding dienelactone hydrolase family protein, which translates to MTLPGWTTFSFTHDGLTRDVYRRGTGPGVLVMHEIPGITPRVEAFARRVADEGYTVFMPDLFGEVGKPLAPGYVMGQMARACIRSEFAVLASRGSSQVTRMLRALCLRLHEEAGGPGVGAVGMCITGNFALALMVDPWLMAPVLSQPSLPFPTDAAARRSLHVSDDDLRVIRRRTREDNVRVLGLRFTGDPLCPKARFDRLRDELGAGFEGIEIDSSLGNPYGISPFAHSVLTEALVDKAGHPTQRALHRVLALFDEKLRAPGRSAPRHG; encoded by the coding sequence ATGACGCTGCCGGGCTGGACCACCTTCTCCTTCACTCACGACGGCCTCACGCGGGACGTCTACCGCCGCGGCACGGGTCCGGGCGTGCTGGTCATGCACGAGATCCCGGGCATCACCCCGCGCGTCGAGGCGTTCGCGCGGCGGGTGGCCGACGAAGGCTACACGGTGTTCATGCCCGACTTGTTCGGGGAAGTCGGCAAGCCGCTCGCGCCCGGCTACGTGATGGGGCAGATGGCGCGCGCGTGCATCCGCAGCGAGTTCGCGGTGCTGGCCAGCCGTGGCAGCAGCCAGGTGACCCGCATGCTGCGCGCGCTCTGCCTGCGCCTCCACGAAGAAGCCGGTGGCCCCGGGGTGGGCGCCGTGGGCATGTGCATCACTGGCAACTTCGCGCTCGCGCTCATGGTGGACCCGTGGCTGATGGCGCCCGTCCTCTCGCAGCCCTCGTTGCCCTTCCCCACGGATGCCGCCGCTCGCCGCAGCCTGCACGTGAGCGACGACGACCTGCGCGTCATCCGTCGCCGCACGCGCGAAGACAACGTGAGGGTGCTGGGCCTGCGCTTCACGGGCGACCCGCTCTGCCCGAAGGCGCGCTTCGACCGCCTGCGCGACGAGCTGGGCGCGGGCTTCGAGGGCATCGAGATCGACTCGAGCCTGGGCAACCCGTACGGCATCTCGCCGTTCGCCCACAGCGTGCTGACCGAGGCGCTGGTGGACAAGGCTGGGCACCCCACCCAGCGCGCACTGCACCGCGTGCTCGCGCTGTTCGACGAGAAGCTGCGCGCGCCCGGACGCAGCGCTCCCCGTCACGGCTGA